A window of the Bacillus sp. A301a_S52 genome harbors these coding sequences:
- a CDS encoding GbsR/MarR family transcriptional regulator, translating to MTITDAKDLVIDSLAETMDLYGVTRSAGSLYGTMYFEGDMTLDEMRDKLGMSKPSMSTGVKKLQDFNVVKKTFRRGQRKHTYVAERDFFRFFSNFFSHKWEREVDLNLDAIRNAQEQLLAITQAETISDELKQEAQEIYDVLEGSKPYYYWLQRLAAMVKTGEIFEIIPFYPPVNEEK from the coding sequence ATGACAATTACTGATGCAAAAGACTTAGTGATTGATTCTCTTGCAGAGACAATGGATCTTTATGGGGTGACCCGAAGTGCAGGCTCGCTCTATGGAACGATGTACTTTGAAGGCGATATGACATTGGATGAAATGCGGGACAAGCTTGGTATGAGTAAACCGAGTATGAGTACTGGGGTAAAAAAACTGCAGGATTTCAATGTGGTCAAAAAGACGTTTCGGCGGGGACAACGAAAACATACGTATGTGGCAGAGCGTGACTTCTTCCGTTTTTTCTCTAACTTTTTTAGTCATAAATGGGAACGAGAAGTGGATTTGAATCTTGACGCGATACGCAATGCCCAAGAACAATTATTAGCCATTACCCAGGCAGAAACAATTTCTGATGAGTTAAAACAGGAAGCTCAAGAAATATACGATGTTCTCGAAGGCTCAAAGCCATATTATTACTGGCTTCAGCGCTTAGCTGCCATGGTTAAAACAGGAGAAATCTTTGAAATTATCCCGTTCTATCCACCAGTGAATGAAGAGAAATAA